In Crinalium epipsammum PCC 9333, the following are encoded in one genomic region:
- a CDS encoding RNA 2'-phosphotransferase, translating to MENHRLVKISKYLSKHLRHQPERIGIKISSGGWVAVDELLAACSNHSFPITYDELNKVVATNDKKRFSFDSTGKLIRANQGHSIDVDLHLQTQIPPDVLYHGTGANAVESILSTGICQMSRHHVHLSTDVATAKAVGKRHGIPVVFTVDAAGMYQDKFKFYCSDNGVWLVEQVPPEYLQKI from the coding sequence ATGGAAAATCATCGTTTAGTTAAAATCAGCAAATATCTTAGCAAACATTTGCGACATCAACCTGAGCGAATAGGTATTAAAATATCTTCAGGAGGATGGGTTGCCGTCGATGAATTACTAGCAGCCTGTAGCAATCATTCATTTCCCATAACCTATGATGAACTTAACAAAGTAGTAGCAACTAATGACAAAAAACGCTTTTCCTTTGACTCTACAGGTAAACTAATTCGTGCCAACCAAGGACATAGTATAGACGTAGATTTGCACTTACAAACTCAAATCCCCCCAGATGTGCTATATCACGGTACAGGCGCTAATGCAGTTGAATCTATACTTAGTACAGGTATTTGCCAAATGTCTCGGCATCATGTTCACTTATCAACAGACGTAGCAACAGCCAAAGCTGTGGGAAAAAGACATGGTATTCCAGTAGTTTTTACTGTTGATGCCGCAGGGATGTATCAAGATAAATTCAAGTTTTACTGTTCTGATAATGGAGTTTGGCTAGTGGAACAGGTTCCGCCAGAATATCTTCAAAAAATTTAA
- a CDS encoding pirin family protein — protein sequence MSQVKTIEIRKADQRGHFKIGWLNSYHTFSFGNYYDPKHMGFRALRVINDDRVAPSGGFDTHGHRDMEIITYVLEGALEHRDSLGTGAVIYPGDAQRMTAGTGIRHSEFNHSQTEPVHLLQIWILPEQQGLPPSYEQQSIPLEEKQGKLRLIAGRNGGEGAVKVHQDMQLYASVLTPGDRISYDLKANRYAWLQIALGGATLNGHTLAEGDGVAITGEEKLEISTEVGGEILLFDLA from the coding sequence ATGAGTCAAGTTAAAACAATTGAAATACGCAAAGCTGATCAGCGTGGACATTTCAAAATTGGTTGGTTAAATAGCTACCATACTTTTTCCTTCGGTAATTATTATGATCCTAAACACATGGGATTTCGAGCTTTACGAGTAATAAATGATGACCGTGTTGCACCTAGTGGTGGTTTCGATACACATGGTCATCGCGATATGGAAATTATTACTTATGTACTAGAAGGAGCTTTAGAGCATCGGGACAGCTTAGGTACAGGCGCTGTAATTTATCCAGGTGATGCACAACGGATGACCGCCGGAACAGGAATCCGCCACAGTGAATTTAATCATTCCCAAACTGAACCAGTACATTTGCTGCAAATTTGGATTCTCCCAGAACAGCAAGGATTACCACCAAGCTATGAACAGCAATCAATTCCCCTAGAAGAAAAGCAGGGCAAATTGCGATTAATTGCTGGTAGAAATGGCGGTGAGGGTGCTGTAAAAGTGCATCAAGATATGCAGTTATATGCTTCTGTTTTAACACCAGGCGATCGCATCTCTTATGATCTCAAAGCAAATCGTTACGCTTGGTTACAAATAGCACTAGGTGGCGCAACCTTAAACGGTCATACTCTCGCAGAAGGCGATGGTGTAGCTATTACTGGCGAAGAAAAGCTGGAAATTAGTACAGAGGTAGGAGGAGAGATATTACTATTTGATTTAGCTTGA
- a CDS encoding thiol-disulfide oxidoreductase DCC family protein, giving the protein MNYYVIYDGNCNLCVNLVQQLEILDKGNLFEYLPMQDQEALNNFGITQQDCEMGMILIDANAPRNRWQGSDAAEEIARLLPVANLIVDAYRAVPGLKWLGDRAYEQIRDNRYTLFGKRTTTYHSAFPVGGCQSGSCSINN; this is encoded by the coding sequence ATGAATTATTACGTTATTTACGATGGCAACTGTAATCTTTGTGTAAATCTGGTGCAGCAGTTGGAGATTTTAGATAAAGGCAACCTGTTTGAGTATCTGCCGATGCAGGATCAGGAAGCTTTAAATAACTTTGGGATTACTCAGCAAGACTGTGAAATGGGGATGATTTTGATTGATGCGAATGCACCTAGAAACCGATGGCAAGGTAGTGATGCAGCAGAAGAAATTGCACGCTTGTTACCTGTGGCTAATTTAATTGTAGATGCTTATCGGGCTGTACCTGGGTTGAAATGGTTGGGCGATCGCGCTTATGAACAAATTCGTGACAACCGATACACCTTGTTTGGCAAACGTACAACTACATATCACTCGGCTTTCCCTGTTGGGGGATGTCAAAGTGGTAGTTGTTCAATTAACAATTAA
- a CDS encoding alpha/beta fold hydrolase, protein MSTTKHSIKVGSLEWFYREENPMSDNGKLPVLLLHGLPSLSYSWSAVMPALAEKGFRAIAPDWIGFGLSAKPDRRDFAYTPDAFINALAEFIQALEIERFFLVVQGFLGSVGIQYALRHPNQIERLTILNAPLSPSAKLPWKIKQLGIPLVGEMLTQDPLLVDRTLESGSRYRVSDADLDVYRRPFLKSSDAGRSLFATVQNLQLKQSMAEITSSLNAWSIPTQLIWGIKDPWLPLTEAEYLANSLKQVELIKLEEGGHYPQDHWSAQVSDALVYFLRRQVV, encoded by the coding sequence GTGTCAACGACGAAACATTCAATCAAAGTCGGTTCACTGGAATGGTTTTATCGGGAAGAAAACCCGATGAGTGATAATGGAAAGTTACCCGTGTTGCTACTTCACGGTTTGCCTTCTCTGAGTTACAGTTGGAGTGCGGTTATGCCTGCTTTAGCTGAGAAAGGGTTTAGAGCGATCGCACCTGATTGGATTGGTTTTGGCTTATCGGCAAAACCAGACCGTCGAGACTTTGCTTATACACCAGATGCGTTTATTAATGCTTTAGCAGAGTTTATTCAAGCTTTAGAAATTGAGCGGTTTTTCCTAGTTGTTCAAGGGTTTTTAGGCTCTGTTGGTATCCAATATGCCTTACGTCATCCCAATCAAATTGAACGCTTAACCATTTTGAATGCTCCTTTATCACCATCAGCAAAGTTACCTTGGAAGATCAAACAGCTAGGTATACCTTTAGTCGGTGAGATGCTCACACAAGACCCTCTGTTAGTTGACAGAACTTTAGAGAGTGGCAGTCGTTATCGGGTATCAGATGCCGACTTGGATGTTTATCGCCGTCCTTTCCTCAAAAGTTCTGATGCTGGGCGCAGTCTGTTTGCAACGGTGCAAAATCTGCAATTAAAGCAGTCAATGGCAGAAATCACATCCAGTTTAAACGCATGGAGTATTCCTACCCAACTTATTTGGGGTATAAAAGATCCCTGGTTGCCATTGACAGAAGCTGAATATCTTGCCAATTCTCTCAAGCAGGTGGAACTGATTAAACTGGAAGAAGGTGGGCATTATCCGCAAGATCATTGGTCAGCACAAGTTAGTGATGCACTTGTGTATTTTCTACGCCGTCAGGTAGTTTAA
- the psbQ gene encoding photosystem II protein PsbQ — protein MARYRSILALILAFVATFVVSCSSPTEVKAKTYTPTQIEQIEQYAQGISALRDRLPELATMIENRDWNNVESFIHGPLGDIRARMSALARQLMPDAQKAALETAKDVFGHFIKIDESAQTGSYTQAIRNYAELIKDFDAFLNQIPKA, from the coding sequence ATGGCACGTTATCGATCTATTCTGGCGTTGATTCTGGCATTTGTAGCAACATTTGTAGTTAGTTGTAGTAGTCCGACAGAAGTGAAGGCGAAAACCTACACGCCTACTCAAATTGAGCAAATTGAACAGTATGCTCAAGGAATTAGTGCTTTGCGCGATCGCCTTCCCGAACTAGCAACAATGATTGAAAACCGCGACTGGAATAATGTTGAGTCTTTCATTCATGGTCCATTAGGTGACATCCGCGCTCGGATGAGTGCTTTAGCACGTCAACTTATGCCTGATGCTCAAAAAGCTGCATTAGAAACCGCTAAAGATGTGTTTGGTCACTTCATTAAGATTGATGAATCTGCACAAACAGGCAGTTATACTCAAGCTATTCGCAACTATGCAGAACTAATCAAGGATTTTGATGCGTTCTTAAATCAAATTCCCAAAGCATAG
- a CDS encoding type II toxin-antitoxin system VapC family toxin: MGISYLIDTHILLWWLFDDPKLNTTCQEIIRNPNHRILVSSVSAWEIATKYRIGKLPEAKKLVEQYSQILHQAKFIELAITNAHALRAGSLAIAHRDPFDRMIMAQAELESLPVITYDQAFQTGLIQVIPDLK, encoded by the coding sequence ATGGGAATAAGTTACCTCATCGACACTCATATCCTGCTGTGGTGGCTATTTGACGATCCAAAACTAAATACCACTTGCCAAGAAATCATTCGCAACCCGAATCATCGCATTTTAGTTAGCAGTGTTTCCGCTTGGGAAATTGCTACCAAATACCGCATTGGTAAACTACCTGAAGCCAAAAAACTCGTTGAACAATATTCACAAATATTACATCAAGCTAAATTTATCGAACTTGCCATTACCAATGCCCATGCACTCAGGGCAGGAAGTCTAGCTATTGCCCATCGAGATCCTTTTGACCGCATGATCATGGCTCAGGCAGAACTGGAAAGTTTACCTGTCATTACCTACGACCAAGCCTTCCAGACAGGTCTAATTCAGGTAATTCCTGACCTTAAATAA
- a CDS encoding NAD(P)/FAD-dependent oxidoreductase — MSRIVIIGCGVVGAAIAYELSLVPNLSITVIDQQPPAQGATGAALGVLMGVISHKVKGNAWRMRQSSIQRYESLIPELEAITGYKIPFNRQGILKLCFEGEDLTKWEKLIEIRQSQGWDLEIWDSSQLLLNCPQLSSNNIIAGVYSPQDRQLDPTALTNALVEAAKYNGVNFQFGVKVDNFKSCKSENLDIDVCREIQTTTGKLTADWFVVAAGLGSTPLTASLQQAVDIRPVLGQALHLRIKNPLGDANFQPVITGNDVHIVPLSNEEYWVGATVEFSSNHSDIVPDAALLEQVMQQAIAFCPDLAEATVLKSWSGLRPRPEARPAPVIGHLPSYSNVLLATGHYRNGVLLAPATAQAIREAILSS; from the coding sequence ATGAGTCGAATTGTAATTATTGGATGTGGTGTAGTTGGCGCGGCGATCGCATACGAACTTAGTTTAGTTCCAAATTTATCAATTACAGTTATCGATCAACAACCACCCGCACAGGGGGCAACTGGTGCTGCGCTAGGTGTTTTGATGGGTGTTATTAGTCATAAAGTTAAAGGTAATGCGTGGCGGATGCGGCAATCCAGCATTCAACGCTATGAAAGTTTAATTCCAGAATTAGAAGCAATTACAGGATATAAAATTCCATTTAATCGCCAAGGTATTCTTAAGCTGTGTTTTGAAGGAGAAGATTTAACAAAGTGGGAGAAACTAATAGAAATTCGTCAATCTCAAGGCTGGGATTTAGAAATTTGGGATAGTTCGCAATTACTATTAAACTGTCCGCAACTTAGTAGTAACAACATTATTGCAGGTGTTTATTCTCCTCAAGATCGACAACTTGATCCAACTGCGCTGACAAATGCTTTGGTTGAGGCTGCTAAATATAATGGTGTTAACTTTCAATTTGGTGTGAAAGTTGATAATTTTAAATCGTGCAAGTCAGAAAATTTAGATATTGATGTTTGTCGAGAGATTCAAACAACAACAGGAAAGTTAACTGCTGATTGGTTTGTAGTAGCAGCAGGTTTGGGTTCAACACCTCTAACAGCATCTTTACAACAAGCTGTTGATATTCGACCTGTTTTAGGACAAGCTTTACATTTGCGTATAAAAAACCCTTTGGGTGATGCTAATTTTCAGCCTGTAATTACGGGTAATGATGTCCACATTGTACCGTTAAGTAATGAGGAATATTGGGTAGGGGCGACAGTAGAGTTTTCCTCTAATCACAGTGATATTGTGCCTGATGCAGCATTATTAGAGCAAGTTATGCAACAGGCGATCGCATTTTGTCCAGACTTAGCAGAAGCTACAGTACTTAAATCCTGGTCTGGTTTACGTCCCCGTCCAGAAGCACGTCCTGCACCTGTTATTGGTCATCTCCCTAGTTATAGCAACGTTCTTTTAGCAACTGGTCACTATCGCAATGGTGTATTGCTTGCACCAGCAACCGCTCAAGCTATTCGTGAGGCTATCTTAAGTAGTTAA